The Thermosulfurimonas sp. F29 genome includes a window with the following:
- a CDS encoding universal stress protein encodes MPVRFFPHLEKIMVPLGKDGASEALLNFLTCLLRGLPEDLVKVVYLVHVVSSDALKRASRRDLRLEALFEEEDLLRRLYQEYLKREAEPFLAEARDKLREVLPNLPVKEVILSGNPPRVLSRFAYEEGCGAEIIARRGRSHIAELVLGSCTHALLHRPGEHSTYVVGRKFVESGACRQPRFLVCLDGSKASWKALEEAAGLAMLWKALEVVLFHVVDLLPEEEDRKGAVADEILRTAEGFLRESGVQSRISARAVVGDPAEEIVKEAEEGDYDLVFLGRRPRSPFEEFFLGSVSEKVMHRLTFPTLVVATRG; translated from the coding sequence ATGCCGGTAAGATTTTTTCCACACCTGGAAAAGATAATGGTTCCCCTGGGGAAGGACGGGGCCTCGGAGGCCCTCCTTAACTTTTTGACCTGTCTTCTGCGGGGGCTTCCCGAGGATCTGGTGAAGGTGGTGTATCTGGTGCATGTGGTTTCCTCCGACGCTCTCAAAAGGGCCTCCCGGAGGGATCTGCGGCTGGAGGCCCTCTTTGAGGAGGAGGACCTACTGCGCCGTCTCTATCAGGAATATCTCAAGCGGGAGGCCGAACCCTTTCTGGCGGAGGCCCGAGACAAGCTCCGTGAGGTCCTGCCGAACTTGCCGGTAAAGGAAGTGATTCTCAGCGGAAATCCCCCGCGGGTTCTTTCCAGGTTTGCCTACGAGGAGGGGTGCGGCGCGGAGATCATCGCCCGGCGGGGGCGTTCACACATCGCGGAACTCGTTCTGGGGAGCTGTACTCACGCCCTTCTGCATCGTCCGGGCGAACACTCCACCTATGTGGTGGGGAGAAAATTCGTGGAGAGTGGAGCCTGTCGGCAGCCGCGATTTCTGGTGTGTCTGGACGGATCGAAGGCGAGCTGGAAGGCTCTCGAGGAGGCTGCGGGGCTGGCTATGCTCTGGAAGGCCCTGGAGGTGGTACTCTTTCATGTGGTAGACCTCTTGCCCGAGGAGGAGGACCGTAAGGGTGCCGTGGCGGACGAGATTCTGCGCACGGCGGAGGGCTTTCTGCGGGAGAGCGGGGTGCAGAGCCGGATTTCCGCCCGGGCCGTGGTCGGGGATCCCGCCGAAGAAATCGTTAAGGAGGCTGAAGAGGGAGATTACGACCTGGTGTTTCTGGGGAGGCGGCCCCGAAGCCCCTTTGAGGAGTTCTTCCTGGGGAGCGTTTCCGAAAAGGTGATGCACAGGTTGACCTTCCCCACCCTGGTGGTGGCCACCCGCGGTTGA
- a CDS encoding sulfite exporter TauE/SafE family protein codes for MRLIKRLWFPALVVGTLVWLYFSRDTLAAEVPAKPGWPWWVWPTILFLFTFTIGIISPMSGVGGGVLFVPLSTAFFPFSVDFIRGAGLIMAVTSAYSSVPSFARTGLANIRLMAAVGWVVMVSSIIGGFVGLWVSNAFPNGKWYIIFALGLILLAVFIIMITSKRVEYPEVKEQDGISKALGLKGSWFEPTLGRVVEYKITRFTLSLFLFAGVGFIAGMFGLGAGWANVPVLNLVMGCPIKVAVATSMAIIMVNAAAIWVYMAKGATLPLIVVPAVLGITIGARVGAWLTVRVKPAFIKYLVLGIMLLAAILNVIKALKGLHVI; via the coding sequence ATGAGGTTAATTAAAAGATTGTGGTTTCCGGCATTGGTTGTGGGTACTCTGGTATGGCTTTATTTTAGCAGGGACACCCTGGCGGCCGAGGTGCCGGCCAAGCCCGGGTGGCCCTGGTGGGTTTGGCCCACCATCCTTTTCCTTTTCACCTTCACCATCGGCATCATTTCTCCCATGTCCGGGGTGGGGGGAGGAGTGCTCTTCGTGCCCCTTTCCACGGCTTTCTTTCCCTTTAGCGTGGACTTCATCCGGGGGGCCGGTCTCATCATGGCCGTGACCAGCGCCTATTCCTCGGTGCCCAGCTTCGCCCGCACGGGCCTGGCCAACATCCGGCTGATGGCCGCGGTGGGCTGGGTGGTCATGGTCTCCTCCATTATCGGGGGATTTGTGGGGCTCTGGGTGAGTAACGCCTTCCCCAACGGGAAGTGGTACATCATCTTCGCCCTGGGCCTCATCCTTCTGGCCGTTTTCATCATCATGATCACCTCCAAGCGGGTGGAATATCCGGAGGTGAAGGAACAGGACGGAATCTCCAAGGCCCTGGGGCTTAAGGGGAGCTGGTTCGAACCCACCCTGGGGCGGGTAGTGGAATACAAAATCACCCGTTTTACCCTTTCTCTTTTTCTCTTTGCCGGGGTGGGATTCATAGCGGGTATGTTCGGTTTGGGGGCCGGCTGGGCCAATGTGCCGGTGCTGAACCTGGTGATGGGCTGTCCCATTAAGGTGGCCGTGGCCACCAGTATGGCCATCATAATGGTAAACGCGGCAGCCATCTGGGTTTACATGGCCAAGGGGGCCACGCTTCCCCTCATCGTGGTCCCGGCGGTGCTGGGGATCACCATCGGGGCTCGCGTGGGGGCCTGGCTCACCGTGCGGGTGAAACCGGCCTTCATCAAGTACCTGGTTCTGGGGATCATGTTGCTGGCCGCAATACTCAATGTCATCAAGGCCCTGAAAGGGCTCCATGTGATTTAA
- a CDS encoding chloride channel protein yields the protein MPWWLRRLSRINEHVINAALAILIGFVGGVGAIAFRFMIKFFQALFYHDTRDFLLFYHKVSPWAKLFLPALGGLIVGPIIFFWVREAKGHGVPEIMEALVVRGGRLRPRLTFFQMLVSAICIGSGSSVGREGPIVMIGSSAGSAVGQLLRAPEERLRTFVGCGAAAGIAATFNAPIAGVLFAVEILLNDFRLEKFSPIVLSSVVATAVARKYYGDFPALQAPPYHLVSLQEFVFYGFLGIAAGLAAVLFIQVLYWCEDFFDRLPFPEYLKPVLGGLIMGLFLLKIPHLFGVGYGAVNRALHGELPARLLLLLIFAKILATSIVLGSGHSGGVFAPSLFIGAMTGGLVGWIVHSMFPALTASPGAYALVGMGAVVAAATHGPITAILIIFELTGDYSIILPLMLSCIVSTFVSTFLKEGSIYTIKLLRRGLTLRRGWEQSVLAGTLVKEVMDSHFQTVPEDASLSRVIEALGRSPHSYLLVVDERGELSGIISFHDVRLALLKGREEAARLTAGDIATREVITITPEDTLLEAQHRLARLGVSQLPVVDPRNPRRIVGMISMRDILSFHERALLKHL from the coding sequence ATGCCCTGGTGGCTCCGTCGGCTTTCCCGCATCAACGAACATGTGATTAATGCGGCCCTGGCCATTTTGATCGGATTCGTAGGCGGGGTCGGGGCCATTGCCTTCCGTTTCATGATCAAGTTTTTCCAGGCCCTCTTCTATCATGACACCCGGGACTTTCTCCTCTTCTATCATAAGGTATCCCCCTGGGCCAAACTCTTTCTCCCGGCTCTGGGCGGGCTCATCGTGGGGCCCATTATTTTCTTCTGGGTGCGGGAGGCCAAGGGGCACGGAGTGCCGGAGATAATGGAGGCCCTGGTGGTGCGGGGCGGGCGCCTTCGGCCCAGGCTCACCTTTTTTCAGATGCTGGTTTCGGCCATCTGTATCGGCTCCGGTAGTTCCGTGGGCCGCGAGGGTCCCATCGTAATGATCGGTTCCTCGGCCGGCTCTGCGGTGGGACAGCTCCTGCGGGCCCCGGAGGAACGCCTGCGCACCTTCGTGGGTTGTGGTGCCGCGGCGGGAATCGCCGCCACCTTCAATGCCCCCATCGCCGGGGTCCTTTTTGCCGTGGAAATACTCCTCAACGACTTCCGCCTGGAGAAGTTCAGTCCCATCGTGCTATCCTCGGTGGTGGCCACCGCGGTGGCCCGAAAGTATTACGGGGATTTCCCCGCCCTCCAGGCCCCGCCCTACCACCTGGTGAGCCTTCAGGAATTCGTCTTTTACGGGTTCCTCGGAATAGCCGCGGGGCTTGCCGCGGTTCTCTTTATTCAGGTCCTCTACTGGTGTGAGGATTTTTTCGACCGCTTGCCCTTCCCCGAATACCTTAAACCGGTCCTCGGCGGTCTCATCATGGGACTTTTCCTGCTGAAGATCCCTCACCTCTTCGGGGTGGGCTACGGAGCCGTCAACCGGGCCCTTCACGGGGAGCTTCCGGCAAGGCTCCTCCTTCTTCTCATCTTTGCCAAGATCCTGGCCACTTCCATCGTGCTCGGTTCCGGACACTCCGGAGGGGTCTTCGCCCCTTCGCTTTTCATAGGGGCCATGACCGGTGGACTGGTGGGTTGGATAGTGCACTCCATGTTCCCGGCTTTAACCGCCTCTCCCGGAGCTTACGCCCTGGTGGGGATGGGGGCGGTGGTGGCCGCCGCCACTCACGGCCCCATTACGGCCATACTCATCATCTTCGAGCTTACCGGAGACTACAGCATCATCCTTCCCCTGATGCTCTCCTGCATAGTGAGTACCTTCGTGAGCACTTTCCTCAAGGAGGGCTCTATCTATACCATCAAGCTTCTCCGTCGGGGACTTACCTTAAGACGGGGCTGGGAACAGAGTGTCCTTGCCGGAACCCTGGTGAAAGAAGTTATGGATTCTCACTTTCAGACCGTTCCCGAAGACGCTTCCCTTTCCAGGGTGATCGAGGCCCTGGGGCGCAGCCCGCATTCTTACCTCCTAGTAGTGGACGAGCGGGGGGAGCTTTCCGGAATCATATCCTTTCACGATGTGCGGCTGGCCCTCCTTAAGGGACGGGAAGAAGCCGCCAGGCTTACCGCCGGGGACATAGCCACCAGGGAGGTGATCACCATCACCCCTGAAGACACCCTCCTTGAGGCGCAGCATCGCCTGGCCCGCCTGGGGGTCTCCCAGCTTCCGGTGGTGGACCCGCGGAATCCACGCCGCATCGTGGGAATGATCTCCATGCGGGACATCTTGAGCTTCCACGAAAGGGCCCTGCTGAAACACCTCTAG
- a CDS encoding TrkA family potassium uptake protein: MGKKQFGIIGLGRFGSYLARTLAEQGQEVVAVDRSEKAVEEISPFVSQAVVADATRRETLEHLGFDQMDTVVVAIGSLAQSVLVTLFLKELGTRNIIAKALNEEGAKILSLIGAHRVIIPERDSAIRLARSLVMPNFLDFLPLLPDFYITEVKPPPDFVGKSLKELDLRRKHRVYVIGVKRAFSDQIQLLPPADYVIERDDLLYLVGHQKDLSFFTSES; encoded by the coding sequence CGGAAGCTACCTGGCCCGCACCCTTGCGGAACAGGGACAGGAAGTGGTGGCGGTGGACCGTTCGGAGAAGGCGGTGGAGGAGATAAGTCCCTTCGTATCTCAGGCGGTGGTGGCTGACGCCACCCGGCGGGAAACCCTCGAACATCTGGGCTTCGATCAGATGGATACGGTGGTGGTGGCCATCGGGTCCCTGGCCCAGAGTGTCCTGGTCACCCTATTTCTCAAGGAACTGGGAACCCGGAACATCATCGCCAAGGCCCTCAACGAGGAAGGGGCCAAGATCCTTTCCCTGATCGGGGCCCACCGGGTCATCATTCCGGAACGGGATTCGGCCATCCGGCTGGCCCGATCTCTGGTCATGCCCAATTTCCTGGACTTCCTGCCCCTTCTTCCGGACTTCTACATTACCGAGGTCAAGCCTCCCCCGGATTTCGTGGGCAAGAGTCTCAAGGAACTGGATCTGCGGCGCAAACACCGGGTCTATGTCATAGGGGTGAAAAGGGCCTTTTCCGATCAAATTCAGCTCCTTCCCCCGGCGGACTATGTAATCGAAAGGGACGATCTGCTGTACCTCGTTGGCCACCAGAAGGATCTCTCCTTCTTCACCTCCGAAAGCTAG